A genome region from Nocardia sp. NBC_01730 includes the following:
- a CDS encoding PPOX class F420-dependent oxidoreductase — MTFTINEQQFLADAGIGRLATVSPDGVVQNNPTSYRVNADGTIDIGGIRMRASRKYRNVEAGSRVSFVIDQQVSLEPYVIRGIEVRGTAKALDDEEPPFQPQERAVIRIHPERVISWGIDGGSFDFTSRGAE, encoded by the coding sequence ATGACCTTCACCATCAACGAACAGCAGTTCCTCGCGGATGCCGGGATCGGTCGGCTGGCCACGGTTTCGCCCGACGGCGTTGTGCAGAATAACCCGACCAGCTATCGGGTGAACGCCGACGGCACGATCGACATCGGGGGCATCCGGATGCGTGCCAGTCGAAAGTACCGCAATGTCGAGGCGGGCAGCCGGGTGTCGTTCGTCATCGACCAACAGGTTTCATTGGAGCCATACGTAATTCGCGGCATCGAGGTACGCGGCACGGCCAAGGCGCTCGATGACGAGGAGCCACCGTTCCAACCCCAGGAACGCGCGGTCATCCGAATTCACCCCGAACGGGTCATCTCCTGGGGCATCGACGGCGGATCCTTCGACTTCACCAGTCGCGGCGCCGAGTAG
- a CDS encoding carbohydrate kinase family protein has protein sequence MPRHQRVTHLTPGTLIVAVDVDAPGVRAALASTDIFAPNAEEALRLTRAPTMDDAISRLNELVPTVVIKLGSAEATATHNGERYDAAAPPISALDTTSAGDCFNVGFVHGLLAGWPPAKCLAAAVACGTAATTGPGSSTAPGTADLERWLARTTISSCAAGTREQRWPTVQPPATH, from the coding sequence TTGCCACGGCACCAGCGGGTCACGCACCTCACACCCGGTACGCTCATCGTCGCCGTCGATGTCGACGCCCCCGGAGTGCGGGCCGCGCTGGCTTCCACCGATATCTTCGCGCCCAACGCCGAGGAAGCACTGCGGCTGACCAGGGCACCGACCATGGACGATGCGATATCGCGGCTGAACGAACTTGTGCCGACCGTGGTGATCAAACTCGGCAGCGCCGAAGCCACCGCAACACACAACGGCGAACGTTACGACGCTGCCGCACCACCGATTTCGGCTCTGGATACCACCAGCGCCGGTGACTGCTTCAACGTCGGTTTCGTTCATGGCCTGCTCGCCGGCTGGCCGCCGGCGAAATGCCTCGCCGCCGCCGTGGCATGCGGAACGGCAGCCACCACCGGCCCAGGGTCCAGCACGGCTCCGGGGACCGCCGACCTCGAGCGGTGGCTCGCGCGAACCACAATATCGAGTTGCGCGGCTGGGACCCGCGAACAACGCTGGCCAACAGTTCAGCCCCCCGCAACGCACTGA
- a CDS encoding NADP-dependent oxidoreductase has translation MVDVVNRQWVLGRRPVGALRDKDFELRSVPVPVPGPGEALIRVHWLGIDPTQRGWLNEADNYIDAVPVGAVMRGSGVGQVVRSNDPDCPVGSWVAGMVGWQDYVVRSAGGLFGLNVVPDGVPPTSMLSLFGAPGLTAYFGMTDIGRPEPGQTVLVSAAAGVTGSIAGQIAKVLGCTVIGIAGGPDKCSWITEHAGLDAALDYKHDDVDACLTRLAPNGVDVFFDGVGGSILEHGLAHLACRARVVLAGAISSGYQGADPACGPRNYMRLALDRARMEGFIFLDYLDRFPEAFMALRDWQAQGAITIAETVSSGLESAPSALRAVFEGRNLGKQLVKISES, from the coding sequence GTGGTGGATGTGGTGAACAGGCAATGGGTGTTGGGGCGGCGGCCGGTAGGGGCGCTGCGGGACAAGGACTTCGAGTTGAGGAGTGTGCCGGTGCCGGTTCCGGGGCCGGGGGAGGCCTTGATTCGGGTGCATTGGCTGGGGATCGATCCCACCCAGCGGGGCTGGCTCAATGAGGCTGACAACTATATTGACGCCGTGCCGGTCGGCGCGGTGATGCGTGGTAGTGGTGTCGGGCAGGTGGTGCGCTCGAACGATCCGGATTGTCCAGTGGGTAGCTGGGTCGCGGGAATGGTGGGGTGGCAGGACTATGTCGTCCGGTCGGCGGGCGGGTTGTTCGGGTTGAACGTGGTGCCCGACGGTGTGCCGCCTACGTCGATGCTGAGTCTGTTCGGAGCGCCGGGTTTGACCGCGTACTTCGGTATGACGGATATCGGCCGTCCCGAGCCCGGCCAGACGGTGCTGGTTTCGGCGGCGGCCGGTGTCACCGGGTCCATCGCGGGGCAGATCGCAAAGGTTTTGGGCTGCACGGTTATCGGTATCGCCGGCGGCCCGGATAAGTGCTCCTGGATCACCGAGCATGCGGGTCTGGATGCCGCCCTCGACTACAAACACGACGATGTCGATGCCTGTTTGACCCGTCTTGCCCCCAACGGCGTCGACGTCTTCTTCGACGGTGTGGGCGGCAGTATCCTCGAGCATGGTTTGGCGCACCTGGCCTGTCGTGCGCGTGTCGTCCTGGCCGGGGCCATCTCTTCCGGGTATCAGGGCGCCGATCCGGCATGTGGGCCGCGGAACTATATGAGGCTGGCGCTGGACCGGGCGCGTATGGAAGGGTTCATCTTCCTCGATTACCTCGACCGTTTTCCGGAAGCCTTCATGGCATTGCGTGACTGGCAGGCCCAGGGAGCGATCACCATTGCCGAGACCGTCAGCAGTGGACTGGAATCCGCGCCGAGCGCGTTGCGTGCCGTCTTCGAGGGTCGTAACCTCGGCAAGCAGCTGGTCAAGATCTCAGAGTCCTGA
- a CDS encoding tyrosine-type recombinase/integrase, with translation MPPAVGRAIDRATGDRDHGPILLNTRGRRMDRHCATRRLRRLTQDSAIRLPRMHPHMLRHTFVTTMLDAGVDLRASRSLPTTLTLAPPCAMTVLGPISTATRIASSPPTWPRAHNNSTRAHAEFRVFAGAWTPSRLHR, from the coding sequence TTGCCGCCAGCGGTCGGACGAGCGATCGACCGCGCCACCGGTGACCGCGACCACGGACCGATCCTGCTCAATACTCGAGGACGACGCATGGATCGGCATTGCGCCACACGACGACTGCGCCGCCTGACCCAGGATTCGGCGATTCGCCTACCACGGATGCACCCGCACATGCTGCGCCACACCTTCGTCACCACCATGCTCGATGCCGGAGTCGACCTACGAGCGTCCAGATCGCTGCCCACCACGCTGACCCTCGCACCACCATGCGCTATGACGGTGCTCGGACCAATCTCGACCGCCACCCGAATTGCATCCTCGCCGCCTACATGGCCTCGGGCACATAACAACTCAACACGCGCACATGCCGAATTCAGGGTGTTCGCAGGAGCGTGGACACCATCTCGGCTGCACCGATGA
- a CDS encoding FAD-dependent monooxygenase — protein sequence MSGIRVLVAGASIAGPALAHWLRRRGAEVTVVERAPELRPGGQAVDARGVAKEVIRRMGLDAAVRAACTETIGAYTVDVDGNVLETFRADDDGGDGFIAEIEILRGDLSRVLYDDTRDGVEYVFGDRIAELTQDADGVDVTFSGGDRRRFDLVVGADGLHSALRAMVFGPRERFVRHLGHVLAFYSVPNEFGLDRWLIEYQEAGRSAGLRPIQDATRAMAMFSFPSADLDVDYRDVEAQKRLLRERMAGLGWLTAGILAHLDDTPDFYLDQVAQVVMDRWSSGRVGLLGDAAFSSSPMSGQGTGLALVGAYLLAGELAAAGWDAEAGFAGYERRMRSFVEANQEIGRMHARSRDVPGPDADPSTEPDVEWPTELIERAINGIELPDYAAVPDSGAPAGPPITSSASL from the coding sequence GTGAGTGGTATCAGGGTGTTGGTGGCGGGGGCGAGCATCGCGGGGCCCGCGCTGGCCCACTGGCTGCGCCGGCGGGGGGCTGAGGTGACCGTGGTGGAGCGGGCCCCCGAGCTGCGTCCGGGTGGGCAGGCGGTGGACGCGCGCGGGGTGGCCAAGGAGGTCATCCGACGCATGGGGCTGGACGCGGCGGTGCGGGCGGCCTGCACCGAGACCATCGGCGCGTACACCGTGGACGTGGATGGGAACGTGCTGGAGACCTTCCGCGCGGACGACGACGGCGGCGACGGGTTCATCGCGGAAATCGAGATCCTGCGCGGGGACTTGTCCCGGGTGCTCTACGACGACACCCGCGATGGTGTCGAGTACGTCTTCGGAGACCGGATCGCCGAGCTCACCCAGGACGCGGACGGGGTCGACGTGACCTTCTCGGGCGGCGACCGGCGGCGTTTCGACCTGGTGGTCGGGGCGGACGGGCTGCACTCGGCGCTGCGAGCAATGGTCTTCGGGCCGCGCGAGCGGTTCGTCCGCCACCTCGGGCACGTGCTGGCCTTCTACAGCGTGCCCAACGAGTTCGGGCTGGACCGCTGGCTGATCGAGTACCAGGAGGCCGGGCGCTCCGCCGGCCTGCGGCCAATCCAGGATGCCACCAGGGCGATGGCCATGTTCTCCTTCCCCTCGGCCGACCTCGACGTCGACTACCGCGACGTCGAGGCCCAGAAGCGCCTGCTGCGCGAGCGGATGGCCGGCCTGGGCTGGTTGACCGCGGGCATCCTCGCGCACCTGGACGACACCCCGGACTTCTACCTCGACCAGGTCGCCCAGGTAGTGATGGACCGCTGGTCGAGTGGACGGGTCGGGCTGCTCGGGGACGCGGCGTTCAGCTCGTCGCCGATGTCCGGGCAGGGCACCGGGCTGGCCCTGGTCGGCGCCTACCTGCTGGCCGGAGAGCTGGCCGCTGCTGGGTGGGACGCGGAGGCCGGGTTCGCTGGCTACGAGAGGCGGATGCGCTCGTTCGTCGAGGCCAACCAGGAGATCGGCCGGATGCATGCGCGCAGCCGCGATGTCCCCGGGCCGGACGCCGATCCGAGCACGGAGCCCGACGTCGAGTGGCCCACCGAGCTGATCGAGCGCGCCATCAACGGCATCGAGCTGCCCGACTACGCAGCGGTGCCGGACTCCGGGGCTCCGGCCGGACCGCCGATCACCTCGTCGGCCAGCCTGTAG
- a CDS encoding cytochrome P450, with product MLTRAWIRWLLLHGLMRSYLLWSARRGDPLAQIAFGDDRLLGVSPFIEEIRQRGRLPKLSGAHVTTDYDLCRLILRDNRFGVVTPNHPIIPKPIRWVLTKTDLGLPNLAEPPSMLVTDPPEHTRYRRLVGQAFSPRAIAKLEQRAVEVTDGLLERLESKPRPDLIEDFAAQVPVAIIAEILGLPADMHSTMLKWGFNSAPLVDRALTWTTYRHATDELAEVKQYFDQRIDKLTAEPGDDLLTVLVTSGELTRREQMANAALLLDAGFLTTVNLLGNGIALLTRHPDQLKLLIAQPELWPGAIEEILRYDCPVRMTGRIANCDVDIADQHIKRGSLVLLSLAGANYDPGVFPDPERFDVTRANAADHLAFSGGVHGCLGYRLARMEGVIALRTLFERYPDLRLDGPPIPRRLINLHAYRSMPAKLTAD from the coding sequence ATGTTGACTCGCGCGTGGATTCGGTGGCTGCTGCTGCACGGCCTGATGCGGTCCTATCTGCTGTGGTCGGCGCGTCGGGGCGATCCGCTCGCACAAATCGCCTTCGGCGACGATCGCTTGCTCGGCGTGTCGCCGTTCATCGAGGAGATCCGACAGCGGGGCCGTCTGCCCAAGCTATCGGGAGCGCACGTCACCACGGACTACGATTTGTGCCGTCTCATCCTGCGAGACAATCGCTTCGGCGTGGTCACGCCCAACCATCCGATCATTCCGAAGCCGATCCGCTGGGTATTGACCAAGACTGACTTGGGACTTCCCAACCTCGCGGAACCGCCCTCGATGCTGGTGACCGATCCGCCGGAACACACCCGGTACCGACGCCTGGTCGGGCAGGCATTCAGCCCGAGGGCGATCGCCAAATTGGAGCAACGGGCCGTTGAAGTGACCGATGGCCTACTCGAACGCCTGGAATCAAAGCCGCGACCGGACCTGATCGAGGACTTCGCCGCACAGGTGCCCGTCGCGATCATCGCCGAGATACTCGGATTGCCCGCCGACATGCATTCGACCATGCTGAAGTGGGGTTTCAACAGTGCGCCGCTGGTCGACCGAGCACTGACCTGGACCACGTATCGCCACGCCACCGACGAGCTGGCCGAGGTCAAGCAGTACTTCGACCAGCGCATCGACAAGCTCACCGCAGAACCGGGCGATGACCTGCTCACTGTGCTGGTGACGAGTGGTGAGCTCACCCGCCGCGAGCAGATGGCCAACGCGGCACTGCTGCTGGACGCCGGATTCTTGACGACGGTGAACCTGCTCGGCAACGGAATCGCGCTGCTGACCAGGCATCCGGATCAGCTGAAGCTTCTGATAGCACAGCCGGAGCTGTGGCCGGGCGCGATCGAGGAAATCCTGCGCTACGACTGCCCCGTGCGGATGACCGGCCGGATCGCCAACTGTGACGTCGACATCGCCGATCAGCACATCAAGCGCGGTTCCCTGGTCTTACTGTCATTGGCGGGCGCAAACTACGACCCCGGCGTCTTCCCCGATCCCGAACGATTCGACGTGACCAGGGCCAACGCCGCGGATCACCTCGCGTTCAGCGGCGGGGTGCACGGCTGCTTGGGATACCGGCTGGCTCGAATGGAAGGCGTCATCGCGCTGCGGACCCTCTTCGAGCGCTATCCGGATCTGCGCTTGGACGGCCCGCCGATCCCGCGTCGCCTGATCAACCTGCACGCCTACCGCTCCATGCCCGCCAAACTCACTGCCGACTAG